From a region of the Apibacter sp. B3706 genome:
- a CDS encoding Bax inhibitor-1/YccA family protein, which yields MDYKDYGNTLEPSFQKNAIAKQQATFISKVYMWMSLALFISGSTAYFTANSPGLLSLMFGTTGPTFLYYALILGELGLVFALSGAIHKMTLGLASAVFLFYSFLNGMTLAMIFLAYTFSSIATTFFITAGTFAIMSLYGYFTKTDLTKFGRILSMALLGVLLAIVVNIFLNNSMLDLIISVVGVLIFVGLIAYDTQTLKNIGSQINSEDGESYSKIAIQGALSLYLDFINLFLFLLRFLGSRR from the coding sequence ATGGATTATAAAGATTACGGAAACACTCTTGAACCATCGTTTCAAAAAAATGCCATAGCTAAACAGCAAGCTACATTTATATCTAAAGTATATATGTGGATGAGCTTGGCTTTATTTATAAGTGGTTCAACTGCTTATTTCACTGCAAATTCTCCGGGATTATTAAGCTTAATGTTTGGTACTACTGGCCCTACTTTCTTATATTATGCTTTAATTTTAGGTGAATTAGGATTAGTATTTGCTTTAAGCGGAGCAATCCATAAAATGACTTTAGGATTAGCATCGGCAGTCTTTTTGTTTTATTCTTTTTTAAACGGAATGACTTTGGCTATGATTTTCTTGGCTTATACCTTTTCATCTATAGCTACCACATTTTTTATTACTGCCGGTACATTTGCTATAATGAGTTTATATGGTTATTTTACCAAAACAGATCTTACAAAATTTGGAAGAATTCTATCTATGGCTTTACTAGGTGTACTATTAGCCATAGTTGTCAATATTTTCTTAAATAACTCCATGTTGGATTTAATTATTTCAGTAGTTGGAGTTTTAATATTTGTGGGATTAATTGCTTATGATACTCAAACTCTGAAAAATATAGGATCACAAATAAACTCTGAAGATGGAGAAAGTTATTCTAAAATTGCGATTCAAGGTGCCTTGTCTCTCTATTTAGATTTTATTAACCTTTTCTTATTTTTACTTAGATTTCTTGGTTCAAGAAGATAA